The following nucleotide sequence is from candidate division KSB1 bacterium.
TCCGAACATAAAAGGCAAGCTGGTCGTGCGCTTTAGAATTACTCCGCAAGGAACAGTGAAAGACGTCGAAGTCATCTCGTCCACTTTAAATAATCGAAAAGTGGAGAGATGCGTCAGCAACAGAATTCGCCGCTGGAGTGATTTCGGGGCGATTGATGCGTCTTACGGGGATACCACGGTTCGCCAGGCCTATGCCTTCGGGTATTAAAAATTGCGTGTAATGCAAATGTCTCATTTGCACACGCTCAATTGAGGACAATTAAGTTCCGGCTCTTCCGATTGTGCTGACCTGGATGGGACCGGTCTGCGACATCGGCGTATTTTATTTCGCTCAACAAACCACCGAATGTTATTGGCGAAAAGTTTACTCCGCAAGGATACGCTTTACACCCCAATTATCCAAATCCATTTAATCCGGCTACGACTATTCAGTTTGCTATTGGCAAGCAGTCAATGGTAAAACTCAAAGTTTTTGATATTTTAGGGAAAGAGGTTGCCACTTTAGTGAACCAGGAGCTTATCCCCGGAACCCACAAAGTAATTTTTGAGGCAAACGATCTGCCAAGCGGTTTTTATTTCTATCGTCTTGAGACAGATGGATTTGCAAAGACGAGGGGGCTGACGTTGTTGAAGTAAGAATTGGCTA
It contains:
- a CDS encoding T9SS type A sorting domain-containing protein, which gives rise to MSLNKPPNVIGEKFTPQGYALHPNYPNPFNPATTIQFAIGKQSMVKLKVFDILGKEVATLVNQELIPGTHKVIFEANDLPSGFYFYRLETDGFAKTRGLTLLK